The DNA window CGGCGACGTACTTGAGACCGGGTGGCATTCCGCCGCTCTGGAAGACCAGCTTGGAGGTCTGCAGGGCCCGATCGGGGTAAAGAAGAATACTTTCCTTCGAATCAGGCACCGATGCAGAGTAGCCGTTGCTCGATCCCTGGGAGAAAGCGGCGAAAATTTGCTTAATGAGGCTTTGGATGCCATGCCGTCTTCTCCCAGCAGCGATGAGAACGGCATCCTCAAATGCAGATGCCGCCCCAGCATTGTCGCCAAGAGCATAAAGCATGTTTCCTTTGGCATGGACCAAAGCCAGCATCCTGCCATTGTCCGAGCCCGAAATCTCATAGCCGCTGGTCGCAAACCCCACGGGCCTGGCGGCATCCGGCGAGCCAATATTCCAACTCTGGACACGGCCCATGTCATCGTCATAATCAAAGGATGCCTTGTCGAACATGCCCACATCGGACACGCTACTGTCTGCATCACTTTCGGTTTCACTGGCATGCTCATCCGTCTTGAAGCAGTCGCCGTCCTTAGGATAGCGGAGAGAGCTCTGGACAAAGTCAATGATGTTGACGGCCTCTTTGCCACGATGACTGGTGCACAACAGGCCGATCAGGTGCTCGACAGCTTCAAAGAAACTTGGACGTAGTTTCACGGCACGCAGCCAGTGCTGGAGAGCCTCTTCTCGGCGATTCAGTGCCAACAGAGTTGCGGCGAGGTTAGATATAGCTTCCACATGCCTGGGCGTTCTGTTAATATCAAGTAAATGTGTTAGGGAAAAGACTACTCACGATGAATCGCGAGCGAGAATCCTGGAATACCACCTCATCGCCTTGTGGTAATCGCCTAGTCCATACGCCAGACAACCCCCCAGAAGCATTCCATCGATCCATTCCCAGCGACTTTCGGAACACAGGTTAGAGAGCATCTCCAGCGCAGACATGGCATTAGTGACTGGGGAGCCCTCATTGAACAACGAACCGGCGAAACGTGAGGTTGACGGAGTCCCCGAGAATCGCCCATTGGTGAGGTCAGAACCCCGGTGGTGGTTTTGGAATTGACTCAGTGATGGACGTCGGTTGTTGCCGTTTCCTTGGGAAAGAGGAGTGGAGTGAGAGGAGTTGTTTGGCCTCGAAAGGTTCAACTTCTGTGTGTGCAAGTCATATTGACTTGATGGATAGCTATTATGTCGATGGATCTCGGGCGCGGAGGTTTGTGAGGAGAAATCGAGACCCGGTTGGCGCGGAGGCTTGGGGTAGATGCTGGGTTTCAAGAATCGGTGGTTCTGGCCATCAGTACCTCCATTCGAGATGCTGTTGCGGCGAGCCCGGTGGAtggtggcaagaagatcaacatAGACTCCATGTGCCCAAGACAACACCTTCTCTTTGAATTCCACATTCACTGTCACGGCTGGCCCTTGGTTTTGGAAATTGTTCCCCGATGGGCGGCCGGACCAGGTGCTAGGGTCGTTATTTAatgctggcggtggtggtaGCGTTGATATACTCCGGTTCGCGCGAGCATGATAAGGGAGTTGTTCGGAGTGTCGAGGAGGGAAGGCAGGCATTCCGGGTGTCGATGGAGCCCATGGGAATGCCGAATCAGGACGACTGGCCAGCGGAATTGGAACGGAATTGTACCCGGCCTGGCTCGGGCCGAAGAAGGGCTGGCCGGCCGCATCGAATTGCTTCGCAAAGGGGGTTGGCGAGTCGAATCGTGAATCGCGAAAGGCAGCGGGACGGTAGGGAATATAGACACCATCCGGCCAATATGGACCAAACGGCCCGGTGCCAGCGGACGCGGTCGGTCCAACGCAAGGCTGCAAAGTCGCGGGTAACACGGTCGGGATATAGGCGCCATTATGCAATAGAAAACGCTGGGATGGCTGGAGGGGAAGAGACTGGTGGAGAACCGAGTCCATGCCGGGAGCGTAGTTGACAGGGCGGACCCAGCTGGCTCCGTTCAGATCTTGGATGACTTCCCCGGCGGGAAGAGCactgccgccggcggcatcGTTCTTGAAGATGGGTGGGAAATTCAAATGCTTCGGGGTCGCGGATTGATCCAGTGCGGATTGTAGCCAGCCGTTGGTCTGCATCGCCGCCTGGGGTGAGAGAAACTGCCCGGACTCCATTGGCGAGACCAAAATGTGTTTCGTTGCCGGGGGCTGAATGGTAGTGTCACCCGGGGTGCCATCGTAGCCAGCCGACAGCGTGCCGTTGGGGGTTTTCCTCCTCAGGGTATGCTCCCCGACCGCGTTGGGATTCGAAGTTGTGCCGGACGCGTCGCGGGGGTTGGGGCGTTGGACGGGGTGCGGGAGCTGCTGGTGCGTCCATGATATGGGATTATAAAAGGGTTTGGAGGGGTCGCTGGGAGTCATGGAGGCAAAAGGATCGTGCATGTCGTAGTTGAGGGCATCGTGGATGCGATGGTGCGGCTGAACCGGGGGGAAAGGTGCGACGGTCGGAAACATCTTCGcggtcgtcgtcctccaccaccaacaaaCAGCAACGGGGATGCTTCGAGGTCGGCCAGCGACAGGGGGGACACCGAGCGAATTCGAGAATCAACACAGGATCAGTGGGACTCGATCGAGATAATCAACAAGCATCCTCCTTGTAGCGTTTCCGACACCTCATCATGAGTCTGCGAGCCAGCAAACCAGGTAGAATTTACACTGGCATCGGtaaagaaggagaagaacaaTAGTAATGATAACGGTCGACAAAGGACAGACAGGCGATATCGATAGTAAGGATCGGGACCAGACAAgcaaggggaagaagaaaagggaagggCTTAGTTAACAGGCAGACGATGCTGGGGTGGCCAATGGCAGGACGGGGCCTTGGCGGGACTCGTGTGCGAGGGAGGAATAAATAGAGGTCGATCAACcgagagggaagagagagttgggagatgggaagaagtGAACAAAGGAACCGGCAGTTCGTAGATTTCACCTGACTCGACAGTAGTTACTCACTCATTTTgctttcccttcctttttcttctctccctctcccactcATCACCGTtctcattctctctctctcttcctccgtctccactGACCCACCCGATCCAACGGCTGAACCCTCCGCTCCAGCCAGCGGACTAATCATGGATCGCTGACGCCCCGCCGTGACGATCGAGTCGAGCCCGTTCTCGGTGGAGCCTTACTATCACCTCTCTGAGGCGCCACACCGCAATCCCTCAAGCGCAGCGACCCGAGACCATTCGTCGGTCCATACGCGCCCTGCCAACCTGCAGCCACAGCCCTGATCACTGACAGGGAAAAGGGCTCATCTGATCCTTGATCGTCCCTCCCCCCCCTGCGCTCACCGAAAAAATGTCACTTAGCTCCAATAAAAATAAAAGCACAGGCCAGCATCCGGTCGCACTGGGGAATACTAATCGAATCTTCCAACGGATCCCCAGCGCGATCGGCAGTTCCCACCGTGAGTGTGCTTGCTTGACTTGCACAGCGGGCTTGGCCGGGTCGTACAGACTATGTATTCAACGGAGGAGCCGAGACAAACAGGACATAGTACGCTGGACTCTGGACATGGTAGTCGAATTATTCGCCGACTGGCCCCGGTTAGCTAGCCAAGCTGTCCCAGGTTGTCCCCACCGAAGATCGTCGTGTGTGTGGAGTACTGCTCCTGCGACCAACGCCAGCGCCATTTGACGCACTAGTTACCGGACTGGTTGTAGTATACGGGGTAACCAGGTGACTTGGTGAGATTCCCTGAACTCTGACTGACTGTAGGGACACGTTTGAAACAGGCTGGGCCGTTGGGTGGTTTCAGTGTGGAGGTTGGGATGAGTGTGAACTCTTGAAGAAAATGTAGGGGCACACGACATGATTGGTAGGGTCTCTTTGCCGTCGAAGATGTGCGCCTAGTTCTATAAGCACGAAGTACATACTACGGGGGAACTAGCACAGAGTCAACGAAATAGAAAGATGCTCCACATATCAATAATGAGACGGTCGGTTGGTTGGACGCCAGAGGGGAGGAAATGGGTCCCTTTTGATGCAGACTTAAGCATCTCACCCATTTATAGCAACACCCTCAGCCTCACATGGACCATGGCCACCCGTATACGGAGACGCATAGAAAATTGGCTTCATAGCGTTTAGTTACAATTCTATGAACAGACTACGCGGTCGGTTCCAGAACAACGACTCGGCAAAAGGGAAAGATGAATATATTTGCATTAAGACAGCCACGCGTAGATACTGCCATCTACCTCCTACAGTGCCACAGTGCATGGAGACACGCATTGCAGACAAGATCTACAAGAGTTTAAGAGATGTAGACCCGTATGATGGATCGCTGCAACCACAGAGACCGAAGCCTCCAAGGAATACCGCGATGAGTAATGGGACGAAAGTGTTGCTCTCCTTTGCTTAAAATAAGCCGATACCACGATGTAAATAGAGATCAAACCCCGCAGGGAGAGAACGGTATGGGCCAGAGTGTTGCAAAGGTTTTGTTTTGGGGAAGTGCCATCtaccatcctcgtcgccatAGAATGGATGCGAGAGGATTGAGATTCAGGCAAGGAGGGGGATCAATGAGAGAAcggggaaaaggaagagagaaaatgcGAGTAGATCCATTGGTATGTATCCGTTCGAATACCCGCAGAGAGATCAAAGGTATCAGGGTCATGAATCATGAactatttttttttcgaGGGTTCGTATTCTCTGCAACTAGCACCGCAAAGAAGCAGAAATGCACAAATGCACCGCCTTTACCGAGCAGACAGCCACCTCATCCTTCATTCACGAGTATAATTTACTCCGAAGGGACTGCAGACACAACTTAGTACGATTCGGACAAGTCACCTCACAGAAACAACTTACTGTCAATCTCGCCGGCCTTgacatcatcaccgacaTCCTTGGGGCTGCGGCCGTCGACCTGGCAGCCGACGGAGAAGGCAGTACccaggatctcgaggacgGTGCCGCGGAGCTCCTTGGCCATCGAGCGCTCGCGCATGGTGCGGGCGATGTCAATGATGTCGTCCAGAGGGATGGACTTGGAGTGcttgatgttcttctccttcttgcggtcACGGGGAGGCTCCTTAAGAGCCTTGATGACCAgggaagaggcggagggcaCAACCGAGACGGCGGCCTGACGGTTCTGGATGGTGAGTCTGACCGTGACACGAAGGCCCTTCTATATTCCCCAACAGAGCGCTGTTAGATTCTGCTTTTGTGTTGCAATTGGGGGGAGTTATGTGGTTGACGCACCCAGTCGCCAGTGTTCTTGGCAATGTCTTCACCAATCTTCTTGGGAGACAGACCCAGGGGACCGATCTTGGGAGCCAGAGCGGACTGGGCTCCGACCTCACCACCAGTCACACGCAGGTGGCTAGACAGGGAGTCAGCTTTACAATTCTTTTTGGGAGGACCGAAGAATTTTGCACTTACATGATCTTCACCTCATTGGGGTCGAGCTTGGGAGCTGACGGATAAATGAGATGTTAGTCGCCATATTGCAGGTAACCAAGTAGATGATACTTACGCATGGCGAGTGCGAAAGGTAGTCGATCTTCCTTGGGTTGTCGGAGGGAGTGTGgttggagaaaaagaaaagggagcGGCAGGAGAATCTGGCAAGTAGCCGCACCAACAGTAAGCGAATGGTCCGTGCACCCATTCTAGGGCCAACCCTGTCACATGACTCGTGTTCAGACCAGTAATACTGTATGCCATTTCAATCTACGACTATAGCCAAACGAAGAGTTTAGGAATCACCGCTAAAGATACACAAGACCTTGTTCTCTCTCAAATAGCCCCTCCTAACTAGTTCCGGAAACGGCAAGcctgaaaaaaaaaaaagagtcaGAATGGAAATGACAGTAGGATAGCGGAGTATCACTTACTTCATCAGGTGATCCATAAACGTCTGCAGCGAGACATCATCCGTGAAGATGGTCTGCGAGGACACACCGCCACCGTAACCGCCTGTCGCGTGGGTGGTTGACGGGTTCAACTTGGACAGCAGGAAACGGGCCTGGGAGCCGCCCGCGTCACAGACAATGAACCGGGGCAGCGGGAACCGATCGGCAATGAGTTCCTAGAAGCATGTCAGTTTAGAGAGAAACTCTTAACAGGAAAGATGGCACAAACCCTTGCATCCTCCTTGGGCTGCTCAAGAAGCGCCTTGAGATTCTCGTAACCCTCCTGGTCCTGGTAGCCGGCTTTTCGCCATTCGGCAATTGTCTCGccgtggaagatgaggatgtggaagaaagtgtcgaggagaagaatgtGCGTGGGTTGAATGGAGGCAGAATCCAAGAGCACTGGCTGGCTgccctcctgctccagcgaGTACGAGTCCAGAGTGGGTTGGATCATGACGAGCGAGTCGCCGGCATCCTCGTGGTTCAGGACGTGCCTGTAGAACGCGGTCTCATCAGGCGAGTTGTTGAACACCTGCAGGAACTGGCTGCGGCGGAGATGGAACATGAACTGAGGATAGAGGGTGAAATTCTTCTCCAGTCGGAACGAGGTAGGGTCGTCTTTCCGATAGTCGGCAAACCGCGAGCAGAGCCTGATCAACATCCGGTCCACCCATCGAAGCACATCGGGGCCATCGTCCACCTCAGCCTTGAAAACAGCGATACGTGCCATGAGCACGGCAGCCGCTTCTTGATCGAAAGACTGGGCCAAGGTCGGGTCGCCTGCAGGTCCGCTCAAGGGTCGTGCCGTGGTAGTCACACGCAGGTGGTAATGCCCAGACGAGTGCTGGTAGTATGTCAAGAACTGCATCATGCCCTTTTGCGGACCAGGCTGCACAGCGGCAGGGCCACCTTGGTTGGCAATCTCAAAGTAGATACCGTAGCTGGACGACGGGTCGATACCGCACATTTTCCATGCACAGGTGTTGCCAATACCACACTCGGTCTCGCCAACCGAGCTCGACTTCTTGTTTAGCGAAATGGCATGACCGATGAGCCCGGTGACCTTGagctccttggtggtgaggacTTCGAGAGAGGCATTGAAGCCCATCAGCAAATCATCCTTGTCATCCTTGTCAAACACGCGAACAAAGGATTGTTTGAACTGCGATGATGTGAAGCTATCCGTCAGAAGCATGTGGCCACCAGTGTAGTTGGACAGGTTCTTCATTTCCAGCATGCCAACTTGGTCCAGACATCCAGCGAAGATGTCGACGACGTGGCCATTATGCGCAGCCCGTTTGGCGAGATTGTCGTAGAACTGAACCTATTAGCAGGGGATTTACCAAGAGCGGATTTACAACCAACCTTGACAGCCTTCTTGTAGTACTTGATATTATCACGATCGATGTCGTGGTGCGAACGGATAGGTTCCTTCAGCTCGGGCGAAACAACGTTGCCTGGCCCTTCGGTGGCTGCTCCACTGGTGAAGGCCATGATGCGACCTCCGGCATTCTGGAAAGACGCCTCCAGCAAGCCAACTGCAACGCTCAGAGCGACACCCGTGCAGCGCAGGGGCCGCTTGTCGTTTGCTACGGGCCAGGGATCACGCTGCAGCTGTTCGAGGACGTTGGTGATCTGGAACTCGGCCTGCTGAACCGGCAGAAGAAAGCGTGCAGCCGGACCAAGAGGAGGGCGAACGGGTTGTTGCTGGGGGACACCGGGCCGCAGGGGCTGAGCAAGGCCGAGCATCTCCTGCACCTGCTTGGCGGCATAGTCCTTGTTGCCTCGGAACACGTACGACTTGGCACACTCGGTGTAGCCGAGCTCGTGAACTTGGGTCTTGAAGTCGATGTCAGTTGCATACTACTTTCCGGGATGTGGTCATTCCTACCGTTGTGCCGAAGGTGATCAGGCCCACCAGCGCACTAGGCGGCAGAAGGGACAGGCTCATCACCAGGGAATCCTTGACGGCCTGGAGGCTGTCCTCCTCCTGACAGGTATCGACAACAAAGACAAAGATCGGTGGAGCCGGGGCCGGGCGTGCCAATTGGTACTCGATTGTCGTACTGGAGGGGTGAAGTTCCGGGGGTATCGTGTTCTCCGTGATGTCCTTGTAGTGCGGGGGAAGAGGGTTGCGCATCAGACAGAAAGGACAGATCCAGATCCGCGCGCGAACATCCACCGTGCTGGCATGGTATGTCAgtctttgttttctttctctttccatGCCATAACCGAGGCTAGTACAACATACGCATATGGGTTGAGCACGGCTCGGCAGGGCTGTTTACAGGTCACGGGCTCGTATTGTAGCAAAGGCGTATCGGGCTTCTCCTTCAGTGGTGTATAGATGGCAGCAATGGGGACGACAAGGCGCGATGCTTCCTATCGTGAGGGCGTTAGCAGCTGATGCGATGGGGGTTTAAAGCAGGAAGCCGATGGATCCTACGAACCATGCGAGAGCTCGGGAAGGTGTTCCAACTGAGCCTGATGCCATCGCGGTCCTCGACATCGCTCCATTGATCTTTCATCGCCTCGTAATCCATCTTGTCGGTGGGTGTGCACGGTCTCGGGGGGGCGGTGGTGACcaaggggagggagggggagagagagcTGGGGTGGGTTGTTTGGGAAGATCGGGAGGGGATGGGATCGGGGGTAGGGGGAAAGTGAACTAGACAGCAGGACAACCCAGACCCAAAAAAAGCAACGAAAGCGGGacccccgacgacgacgtTAGGGTAGACGTTGGAGCAGTAGTGAGGGACTGACTTGACTGTTTGTGTGCTCGGCCGGGGGTGATTAGGCCAGGTTGCAGCACACCTGGTCGCTCCCGTCCGCCCTACCCAAACATTGAAATCTCGGCATTTCGTCGCTTTCCCTTTCAATTTTCTTCCAACACCGCCGACTCCAACAATAATCACATTACTGTCGACAACTTTTAGTCCTGCTATGACGAAAGTTGTTTTCGCGTCGAGCGCAGATCGACTTGACCCGTTGCTGGGCACCTGGCTTTGAAAGGTCGTTCCGATCCTTTCGGATTTGCTGGGAATCAGCTGTGGTCACACGTCTCTCGCTAAGATAGAATATTGATGAATATATTTGcattccattcattcattgaGTTAAAATCTACCGCTCCCTGCGCCTCCAACGCCAAAAAAAGTCCCTTCCACACAAAAGACACAAGAAACATAATATCGTGATGGTCCAGAGAGTCCCTCACGCGTCCCGCGGAGCCTGGGCCAGCTGCTTGAGAAGATAGCTGCGTTTAAAATAGGTGTTGGGATGGACAATGGTATCCAGATCCGCCGCACTCCAGGTCCCATCttccttgaccttcttgatctcgttCTTGTGCGCCCACTCGAACACTCGGTTACAAGCGATGTGATAGCGTGTCTTGCCCACATCCTCGCGCACGCCCCGCAGCACCTCTTTGTCGTGAACGCCGGTGGACTGGAGCAGTCCGACGAGGTTGTCGACAGAGTAATGCCGATACGGACACCCGTGGCTCTGCCCAACACCCGGGTTGGAATCGCCGAGGATCTTCTGGCATGAGTAGGGCGGGTAGCCCCGGCCGCGCCGATTGACGTCTCCCCCGACATCCCCGTAGGCGTGGCGGATATTGTACTTGTAACGGGAGTTGAATTCGTCATCGGTAAACCCCTTGAACGACTGGCGCCAGAAGAGGATACATTCCTCCAAGGAGAGACCGATGCCCTTCAAAAACAGCGTGTATTGCAGTCGTCCAAAGTGCTTCAGATGGTTGTTCTTCCGCAGATTGGTGTGTAAACTGCGCATGCACAGCGGGAAGTGCTGCGAGAGCTGGTCAATGGAGGCGGCCGTTATGGGTGCACCGTCCACATAACCTTCGCTTTCCGAGTATACAGACTCGGCGCTGCCAAAGTTTTTGGACAGGTGATTTAAGATGGGGGTCAGGCggtcgtcctcgtccagacGCGGCAGAGCTCGGCTCGTAAGCTGTTTGATCGTCAGTCAACACCAGCAAAATATTTGAGAAAAGGGGTGAATAGCCATACATCGAGTGCTCGCTCCAAGCGCGCCGTGAACTCGGCAATGATCATACTCAATTGTTCTCGACCAGGAACATAcgccttgcccttcttcaaaaAGACAGACCGCCGCTCAACCAGCTCCGGCACCTTCTCCCAGTCGACTTTATACCAAGTTTCCTCATCCACCCGACGAAGCCCAGGCGTAGCGCCCGCCAGACTCTCCGCGActtcattcttctcttcctcaccAACGGGTTCCCAGTCGAGACTGAGGCCATCAATGAACGCGCGTCTCTCTTTGGAGTCATCCTGCTGGAAGCGAAACCGGAACAGCATCGTCTCCGCGCGTGCAAACCGCCGGCGCAGGTCCTCcgtggccgagaaggccaagcggAGAATAAAGTGGGAGTAGTGATCCTTTTGGCGTTCATTCTTCAGACGCTGGTCCGCTGCCCCGTTGGGGGAGGACgtgttggaggagagagggaggaattTCTGCAGCAGCGGCGTGATCTGCGCGGCCGTCTCGGCGGGAGTCTTGTTTCGATAGGAGCATGCTTCGATCTCGGCCAGGACTGTCTCCGCGTTAGTCGAGAGTGATAGAAGGTTGCATGGTGCCTACTTTTCAGTCTGTCAATGGCCCATTGCTCAAACTGCTCGAGGGTGATCTCCGCGGTTGGCGGCGTCTCGTAGAGGTTCAGCCGGAACGGGTAGTCTTGCTGTTTGTAGGCGGGTGCGGCAAACTGGCGTTTTTTATGGTCGATGACAGCCCTGCGCTTGGGATCAATCCGATGTGCGTCTTGCCGGATCATGGTGTTCGGCTGGCAGTTCCACCGTATGTATTGAACTGGTGTTGGGGTTAGATGGCGTGAGGACCTTTCTGCTCGAGACACGCGACGCGCCCACGGAACGCGCCAGATTACGTGATTCGTCTCTATTGGGGTGTGTGTCCAATTGGAAGGGGCCCTGGGGGGCAGCTCAGCTAACTAGGAGCTGACTAAGGAACGTCGGATTCTGGATCACGTGACCTCCCGAGGGCAGCTCCAACAGCCTTGGGACAAAGGAAGTGGAAAAAAATGAATGAAATAGCTGATTAGATGTTCACTATTGCATGTGCAACTATCAACCGAGGCAAGGCATATAATAATTATAGCTTGTAGCTGTCTCTCTACTCCTATTGTTCATTCCATCGGACGATCTCTCCCCCGGTATCTCCGCTCACCGGCCGCCCGAGGCAGTTGGAACCCCAACCCCACAATATCGCCAGGGAAGGAATTGCTAATCCTTCAACACTCTCAGCATTCAAGAATGGCCCGATAGccctcaacttcttcctaTCCACTGTATATCATCGCTCAAAATGTCACACCCAACAACACAGAAGCTCAAGAAAGCTGCGCGCATCATTCTCGTCGGGGCTCCCGGGGTCGGAAAAGGCACCCAGAGCGAGCGCTTGCTTGCCCGGTTCCCCCAACTGGCTTCCATTAGCTCCGGAGATCTGTTGCGCGAGAATGTGCGACGGAAGACACCACTCGGTAAGTTGTGTGAGTGGACTCCGGCGCCTGGTCTCTCTCTCTGACGCCGTCAACAGGTCTTCAAGCCGAGGCCGCCATGCAGTCTGGCAACCTCGTCCCGGACTCCATGATCCTCAACCTGATCTCCTCCGAATTGAAGACCAAGGGCTGGCTCCCAGAAACTTCACCCTCCTCTCCCGGACTATGCCCCTCCGCCTCATTCATCCTCGACGGCTTCCCGCGCACCGCAGCGCAAGCATCCAGCCTCGACGCCCTCGTGCCGGTCAACTTCGTCGTGCACCTCCTCACACCACCGTCCGTGATCCTCTCGCGCATCGCATCGCGCTGGGTGCATGAGCCCTCAGGTCGCGTGTATAATACAGATTTCCATACGCCCAAAGTCCCCGGGAAAGACGACGTCACGGGAGAGCCCTTGACGCAGCGCGAGGACGACTCCATTGATACGTGGAAGCAGCGGCTGCGCAAGTTTGAATATACGAGCAAGGCGCTGCTGGATCATTATGATCGGCGCGGGTGTCTCTGGCGCGTTGAGGGTAACTCCAGCGACGAGATCTCGCCCCAGTTGTTTGCCGAGGTTGAGCGGCGGTTCTGCTAGACCGTACCCTCGTCCATCCATGTACTCATATAATTTTCCTTTTGGTGAGACGTTTTTTGTCCGATACCCTGTTGTTCATGATGGTTGTTTGGAATACAGTCGCCAGCGCGGCGCTCGATCAATCCAGCCTAGCATAGCAATGTACATATTCTCTTGTCTATCATATCATCTCGTTCAAATGCAGTGTTAGTTATGACTTTGATTTCCCGTTAGATTCGGAGGAGGGATCCCCCATGCCCATGCGGGTCTTGTAATCCCGCGGACTCTCCCAGTCGGACCCGATTTTGCGATAATCCTTCCACAGCCCCTTGGCCCGGACCTTGGCCCACCATTCCGCACGCCGATACTGCTGCTCCATGTCGTCGCCGCCAAACTCCGAGCCCACCTTCGCTTCGTAGACGGTCGCCAGCCCGCGCTTCAGCATCTCGTACGAGACATCCCGCCGACGGAACGGTGGCAAGTCGAACGCGCGCCGCACAAATACACTCGCGACGACGCGGTGGTATTGGTCTTGCCGGTGGACGAGGGCGCGCACGCGCCGGTTGGAGAGGTATTGGGTGAGCCAAACGTGGGCGTCGCGCGCGAAGGGTTGTTCAGGGCGGCCAAAATGAGCGAGCTCGGGTGCGTCGACACCTGCTAGACGGATGTGAATCTTTGGATAGAGAGAGTCAGTAGAGCCTCAGAATGAGTCTGCAGGTGGTGTCAGGGGAAGACGTACCGTGTTATCCTTcaattctttcttcgtgCTAGGCACTTTCTTCCACGGCAGCCAGCCCCATCCAGCAAGCCGACCACCAGGCGTATGAAATATCCGGAAATtatcaccatcaccgacgcTGGTCACCGGCCCAAAGACCGAGCGGCGACGGAGGAAGGACGGCGAGATGCTGGGCGCATCGGGGATGCGACGCAGATAGCGGCGGTGGAAACGGACAGCGAGTAAAATTCCGCTCGTGAGAAtgagggttgggaggagAGTCCGGGGTTCGGTGAAGGCAGCCCAGTCGAGCTGTGTGTTCGTTGTTGCGGGGATGGACGCGGATGGGCCCGACACGTTGGAGGACTTCGGGTCGCGCTCGTCATCGGTTGACGGAGAgctccatggcggccatcGCATGACGACCTGTGTCCTTGTGATTGGTGTGGCAGGCCAGACACGAGGCGAGCTGGGGGTGGCGAGGTGTGTCGGGTTGAAGTTGGTGATCACGGCGGAGGCTGTCTTGCCGATCACCGACCATGACAGAGGCTAGACTATATTATCACTCTAGGCTCAGCACGTGGGAAAATTATGTAGCATTGAATATTGTTACTGCAGGAATTGATTCAACAAAGATAAAGCATGTATATACAAGTCTATAATGATAATCAACGAGAAACCCAGGTTTCTATCATCAAGCCTTTGGAGAAAGGTCTAGACTGTCCAAACATCAAAACGGAAACGCCGTACAGATAGTcgcagagagagaaaaaaaaatcattTCAAGGTCGCCGGCATGCTcgtcttggccttctggGCGGCACTGTCAACGGCCTTTtgcagcttctccttcttgatccGCTGGAGGTACGCGAAGAGCAGGATGAACACGAGCTCCATTCTCTCTTTGGTCATCATCAGCAGGCCCTGCACTAACAGACCCTTGGTGATCTGGGGCCCAATGCCCTTGAACAGGGACAGAAGACCTTCATTCTTCACGATATACCGCATGACTTCTCCGAAAGTCTTGAACGGCTTACCCTGCCGGCCGGGCGGCGGGCGAGACTGCAGACCGACTTTGGCGACGATCAGAGGCTGAGTTGCAATGGTAGCGAGAGCCTTG is part of the Penicillium psychrofluorescens genome assembly, chromosome: 4 genome and encodes:
- a CDS encoding uncharacterized protein (ID:PFLUO_007162-T1.cds;~source:funannotate), with product MPPKLDPNEVKIIHLRVTGGEVGAQSALAPKIGPLGLSPKKIGEDIAKNTGDWKGLRVTVRLTIQNRQAAVSVVPSASSLVIKALKEPPRDRKKEKNIKHSKSIPLDDIIDIARTMRERSMAKELRGTVLEILGTAFSVGCQVDGRSPKDVGDDVKAGEIDIPSE
- a CDS encoding uncharacterized protein (ID:PFLUO_007163-T1.cds;~source:funannotate), whose amino-acid sequence is MDYEAMKDQWSDVEDRDGIRLSWNTFPSSRMEASRLVVPIAAIYTPLKEKPDTPLLQYEPVTCKQPCRAVLNPYATVDVRARIWICPFCLMRNPLPPHYKDITENTIPPELHPSSTTIEYQLARPAPAPPIFVFVVDTCQEEDSLQAVKDSLVMSLSLLPPSALVGLITFGTTTQVHELGYTECAKSYVFRGNKDYAAKQVQEMLGLAQPLRPGVPQQQPVRPPLGPAARFLLPVQQAEFQITNVLEQLQRDPWPVANDKRPLRCTGVALSVAVGLLEASFQNAGGRIMAFTSGAATEGPGNVVSPELKEPIRSHHDIDRDNIKYYKKAVKFYDNLAKRAAHNGHVVDIFAGCLDQVGMLEMKNLSNYTGGHMLLTDSFTSSQFKQSFVRVFDKDDKDDLLMGFNASLEVLTTKELKVTGLIGHAISLNKKSSSVGETECGIGNTCAWKMCGIDPSSSYGIYFEIANQGGPAAVQPGPQKGMMQFLTYYQHSSGHYHLRVTTTARPLSGPAGDPTLAQSFDQEAAAVLMARIAVFKAEVDDGPDVLRWVDRMLIRLCSRFADYRKDDPTSFRLEKNFTLYPQFMFHLRRSQFLQVFNNSPDETAFYRHVLNHEDAGDSLVMIQPTLDSYSLEQEGSQPVLLDSASIQPTHILLLDTFFHILIFHGETIAEWRKAGYQDQEGYENLKALLEQPKEDARELIADRFPLPRFIVCDAGGSQARFLLSKLNPSTTHATGGYGGGVSSQTIFTDDVSLQTFMDHLMKLAVSGTS
- a CDS encoding uncharacterized protein (ID:PFLUO_007164-T1.cds;~source:funannotate), which encodes MIRQDAHRIDPKRRAVIDHKKRQFAAPAYKQQDYPFRLNLYETPPTAEITLEQFEQWAIDRLKILAEIEACSYRNKTPAETAAQITPLLQKFLPLSSNTSSPNGAADQRLKNERQKDHYSHFILRLAFSATEDLRRRFARAETMLFRFRFQQDDSKERRAFIDGLSLDWEPVGEEEKNEVAESLAGATPGLRRVDEETWYKVDWEKVPELVERRSVFLKKGKAYVPGREQLSMIIAEFTARLERALDLTSRALPRLDEDDRLTPILNHLSKNFGSAESVYSESEGYVDGAPITAASIDQLSQHFPLCMRSLHTNLRKNNHLKHFGRLQYTLFLKGIGLSLEECILFWRQSFKGFTDDEFNSRYKYNIRHAYGDVGGDVNRRGRGYPPYSCQKILGDSNPGVGQSHGCPYRHYSVDNLVGLLQSTGVHDKEVLRGVREDVGKTRYHIACNRVFEWAHKNEIKKVKEDGTWSAADLDTIVHPNTYFKRSYLLKQLAQAPRDA
- a CDS encoding uncharacterized protein (ID:PFLUO_007165-T1.cds;~source:funannotate), producing MSHPTTQKLKKAARIILVGAPGVGKGTQSERLLARFPQLASISSGDLLRENVRRKTPLGLQAEAAMQSGNLVPDSMILNLISSELKTKGWLPETSPSSPGLCPSASFILDGFPRTAAQASSLDALVPVNFVVHLLTPPSVILSRIASRWVHEPSGRVYNTDFHTPKVPGKDDVTGEPLTQREDDSIDTWKQRLRKFEYTSKALLDHYDRRGCLWRVEGNSSDEISPQLFAEVERRFC